AAAAACTCTGCACAGGAAATGAAGCTATTTAAATGAGAGTGGAGACAACAGCATATGTAAGCGGCCGTCTGAAAGAGTCGATTGTCTGAATTAGCAACTGAGTTGGTAGGAAATTCGATTGCGTTATAATGTATGGGGGAAAAGAAAATCTATTCGAGTCTCGAGATACGAGTCTTTGGGTGTATAGTTATGACTGAAGGTGTATGAATGATGTTTTTTGGTTCTCGAGTCGGATAGATTGAGAATTGTGCTAGATGGTATTGCAACACGATGCTGTGTGATCTTGTACATCATAACCAGTCGTGCACGTTTTCTGCTTTGTGTTAGTTTTGGCCAGTTTAGTGTATTGATCATGTTTGATACATTGCTAGTGTTATGATACCTATCGCAGGCATACCGAGCTGCCCTCCTATGGATCATCTCTATCTTCGAGATAGATTCTGAAGTGTGGGGGTCCAAGACCGAGGAGGAGTACTCCAGTTCGGGACGTACATGTACTCGGTATGCCTGGTTCTAAATGTTAATCAGAGAACAATGTaagatttaaattttatagatataaCTGTTCTGAGGATTGTAACATCAATGAAGTAGCTTTTTTATTTCTAGGTAtttaattaatgttttatattaattCCAGGTTGATAGAAGGTGGACAAGGAAAAGATGTTCTAGATTGTATCAAGGATGTAAGCGAGAGTAATGGCGCATGTAGACAAGGACCTACTGTGTTTTCTTATGCCTTTTGCATTGTACATGGAGATAGAGAAGTAAAGAAGTACGGATACAACATGTTGACCAATATTTGTCGGATTCCAACTCATTTATTTGAATTCCAAAAGTTTTGTGAAGAATTGAATATGCAGAAAAGTAACCATTCAGGATGGGGAAGAAGTCATAGGATGGGCATTAGTAAATGGTACAATAGTTTTGCGAACAATGCGCCAAAATTGGCATACTTAGTAACCAAGTACAAAAAACGCAGTAAATGGAGTCATAGAGATATTGTTCGCCTTGCTCATGTAAAACCACAGAATGAAAGAATtagaacaatattaaaatttattgtcAACAAAGAAATGGAGGACGTGATCACGCTGCATGATTCTCTTGAAGTAGACGACAGAGATGACAAGATCGTCAAAGAACAGAAAGAACaacacaaaaaagtgaaaatatttcTAAGAGCGGTCATTGAAGCGAAAGAATGCGACGACAAGAAGCGGATTATGGACTTAATAGGAGTTCAAGATTTAGCACGAGAGCATGTACCAAATAGGTTTTTGTCCGACAAAGAGGTGTGGCAGGTTCTTCTCCGAACAATGCCTCCTACGGCAATGATTAGAAATATAGGGAAAATGACAAAGCTGGGAATGTTTGACGATGCAAAGGCATCTAATTTCATTTCGATTGTAAAGGGGAAAATGCAGAGTGAACTGCTCCAGGATTTTGGAGTTCATCCATTGAGAATTTTATTTGCCTTGAAACAGTACAAGGAAGGCAAGGGAGATCAAGGCAAACTGGTATGGGATCCAAACCAAGAAATTATTTCTATTTTGGAAAAAGCTTTTTATGATACCGTGGACCTTCAACCAAGAACAGAGAAACGTTACCTTCTAGCTGTATCTGTAAGTGGCGATATGAAAAAGAAATTGATTGGCTCTCCACTAACGGCAAGTGAAGCGACTTGTGCAATGATTCTTACAATCGTAAAGCAAGGAAATCGCGTAGAAACTTTACTTTTTGAGAATAAATGTAATCCTGAGCAGTCGTTTGTTTCGAGTATTGACCGAAATGACAATCTTAAATCGATAAAAGCTAAACTAGATAGTTTTACCTCTCAGTCAGGAGAACGTCAAACGCCTTTTCCGAGTTGGTCAAGAAAAAACAGTAACTCCTTCGACGTCATAATATTTTTTACCGATACTCTTACAGGAGAAGGAGCAGGTCGAGTTACGGAGCCTTTTATTCACTGTTGTCATATGGTTGGTACACCAAACCATGTCCGGATCATTGTCGCTATGACCAGTAAGCCAAACGATCCTGTGAATGCTGTGGAACC
Above is a window of Mytilus galloprovincialis chromosome 7, xbMytGall1.hap1.1, whole genome shotgun sequence DNA encoding:
- the LOC143082820 gene encoding RNA-binding protein RO60-like yields the protein MDQNTSCSDFHLLRRFLCLGSKESVFRTHIQHSKFSRNDVPFIERLIEGGQGKDVLDCIKDVSESNGACRQGPTVFSYAFCIVHGDREVKKYGYNMLTNICRIPTHLFEFQKFCEELNMQKSNHSGWGRSHRMGISKWYNSFANNAPKLAYLVTKYKKRSKWSHRDIVRLAHVKPQNERIRTILKFIVNKEMEDVITLHDSLEVDDRDDKIVKEQKEQHKKVKIFLRAVIEAKECDDKKRIMDLIGVQDLAREHVPNRFLSDKEVWQVLLRTMPPTAMIRNIGKMTKLGMFDDAKASNFISIVKGKMQSELLQDFGVHPLRILFALKQYKEGKGDQGKLVWDPNQEIISILEKAFYDTVDLQPRTEKRYLLAVSVSGDMKKKLIGSPLTASEATCAMILTIVKQGNRVETLLFENKCNPEQSFVSSIDRNDNLKSIKAKLDSFTSQSGERQTPFPSWSRKNSNSFDVIIFFTDTLTGEGAGRVTEPFIHCCHMVGTPNHVRIIVAMTSKPNDPVNAVEPCDDQTLHVIGFDPSTPQIINTFIDGYMYNNALRASMEGIEEY